One Scomber scombrus chromosome 4, fScoSco1.1, whole genome shotgun sequence genomic region harbors:
- the spaw gene encoding southpaw, with product MEVRVQTVFCMLLLCYSGVVFSAQGHRGLKAGLAFRNLSFNHHSRYPLYMMQLYRSFRTADSSSLAGNTINIPGDNLSAHNSDSVLNLMAKGCHQVGKRWTVIVDMSSISTSDVIQLAELRIRLPAFSASKRVIVDLYHSRKQSCDKDSTPCQDEHLFLGSIDASPNSTNSAWKVFNVTALLKYWLYQGDGVSSQEASGEPEIDEGSGSGDEGQISDKAFFKNLQRRQKTIHHPTTNWVMMVIFFKHNLRQEGHAAYSLIHTVENSKYVTMDIASSDSQSRRRKRNRMERVMVAGGAAPTAAPEAIQRPLCRKVDMWVDFEHIGWDEWIVHPKRFNAYRCEGECPSPLDDSFHPTNHAYMQSLLGHHNPGRVSCPSCVPTRLSPLSMLYYENDDLSLRHHVDMIVEECGCH from the exons ATGGAAGTTAGAGTCCAGACAGTTTTCTGCATGCTCCTCCTTTGCTATTCTGGGGTTGTTTTCTCTGCTCAGGGGCACAGAGGCCTCAAGGCCGGTTTAGCATTCAGAAATCTCTCTTTTAATCATCACAGCAGATACCCTCTGTACATGATGCAGCTGTACCGCTCCTTCAGGACTGCTGATTCTTCATCACTAGCTGGAAACACTATAAATATACCAGGAGACAACCTGTCTGCACACAACTCAGACTCTGTCTTAAATCTGATGGCAAAGG GTTGCCATCAAGTGGGTAAGAGATGGACAGTGATCGTTGACATGTCTTCCATCTCTACCAGTGATGTCATCCAGCTGGCAGAGCTTCGGATCAGACTACCAGCTTTCTCTGCTTCTAAGCGTGTCATTGTGGATTTATATCACTCCCGAAAGCAGAGCTGTGACAAGGACAGCACACCATGCCAGGATGAGCACCTTTTCCTGGGGAGCATTGACGCATCACCTAATAGCACAAACTCCGCATGGAAGGTTTTTAATGTGACTGCTCTTTTAAAATACTGGCTGTATCAGGGAGATGGAGTGTCGAGCCAGGAGGCCTCAGGAGAGCCTGAGATAGATGAAGGGAGTGGTTCTGGCGATGAAGGGCAGATATCCGACAAAGCCTTCTTCAAGAATCTGCAAAGACGACAAAAAACAATACACCATCCAACCACAAACTGGGTCATGATGGTCATATTCTTCAAACATAACCTGCGTCAGGAAGGCCACGCAGCATATAGTCTCATTCATACAGTGGAGAACTCTAAGTATGTCACCATGGACATAGCGAGCAGTGACAGTCAGAGTCGACGCCGCAAAAGAAACCGAATGGAGAGGGTGATGGTGGCTGGTGGAGCTGCACCTACTGCAGCACCAGAGGCCATTCAGCGGCCGCTGTGTCGTAAGGTGGACATGTGGGTGGACTTTGAACACATCGGCTGGGATGAGTGGATTGTGCACCCTAAGCGCTTCAATGCATATCGCTGTGAGGGAGAGTGTCCTTCACCTCTGGATGATTCCTTCCATCCAACCAACCACGCATACATGCAG AGCCTCTTGGGACATCACAATCCAGGAAGAGTGTCTTGCCCATCCTGTGTACCAACGCGCCTCAGCCCGCTCTCCATGCTGTATTATGAGAATGATGATTTGTCCCTGCGGCACCACGTCGACATGATTGTTGAGGAGTGTGGCTGTCACTGA